The following proteins are co-located in the Vicugna pacos chromosome 3, VicPac4, whole genome shotgun sequence genome:
- the LOC116277821 gene encoding olfactory receptor 2H2-like translates to MVLFVVVSVFYMVTLVGNTTIILLFHLDPHLRTPMYFFLTNLSILDLCFTTSSIPQMLVNLWGPDKTISYLGCAVQLYIFLGLAAAECVLLLVMAFDRYVAVCQPLHYAAIMHPQLCHKLAFLVWASGIFGTLVQSPTTMKLPFCHHHQVDGFVCEVPALIRLACGDTHVNELQISVIGAVFLMGPILLILISYGHIAKAVLAIQSREGRSKAFRTCSSHLAIVFLYYCSATAVYIQPRSHFSQERGKFLTLFYTVVTPTLNPLIYTLRNKDMKEALQKLLGRDRTSSVE, encoded by the coding sequence ATGGTCCTTTTTGTGGTTGTGTCTGTCTTTTACATGGTCACCCTAGTGGGCAATACCACCATCATACTCCTGTTCCACCTAGACCCCCACCTCcgcacccccatgtacttcttcctcaccaACCTCTCCATCTTGGACCTCTGCTTCACCACCAGCAGCATCCCCCAGATGCTGGTCAACCTCTGGGGCCCAGACAAGACCATCAGCTACCTGGGATGTGCGGTCCAGCTCTACATCTTCCTGGGACTGGCTGCTGCTGAGTGCGTGCTGCTGCTGGTCATGGCCTTCGACCGGTATGTGGCGGTGTGCCAACCCCTACACTATGCAGCCATCATGCACCCACAGCTGTGTCACAAACTAGCATTCCTGGTCTGGGCAAGTGGGATTTTTGGAACCTTGGTGCAGTCACCCACCACCATGAAGCTACCCTTCTGCCATCATCACCAGGTGGATGGCTTTGTCTGTGAGGTCCCTGCACTGATCCGCCTGGCCTGTGGGGACACGCACGTCAATGAGCTCCAGATCTCAGTGATTGGTGCTGTCTTCCTAATGGGGCCAATCCTGCTCATCCTCATCTCCTATGGCCACATTGCCAAGGCAGTGCTGGCCATCCAGTCCCGTGAAGGGAGGAGCAAGGCGTTCCGGACTTGTTCTTCCCACCTGGCCATCGTCTTCCTCTACTACTGCAGTGCCACTGCTGTCTACATCCAGCCCCGAAGCCATTTTTCGCAAGAGCGAGGGAAGTTTCTGACTCTTTTCTACACTGTTGTGACCCCCACTCTCAATCCCCTCATCTACACCTTGAGGAACAAGGACATGAAGGAGGCTCTCCAGAAGCTACTTGGGAGAGACAGAACATCCAGTGTGGAGTAA